Below is a window of Candidatus Poribacteria bacterium DNA.
TCGCGCATTCTGATCGGCTGCTTCGCGAACCTGTCGGCTGTTGTTGACGCCGTACGCTCCGAGCGCCGCGATGTCCTGATCGCCTGCGCCGGGACCGCAGGCCGCTTGACGATCGAGGACATGCTCTTCGCCGGGGCATGCGTTTCGCGACTCGCGGACGGTTCCTTCGACCCGACGGACAGCGCGACGACCGCCGCCGTCTTGTGGGAATCCCTCTCGAACCGTCTGGTCGAGTCGATGGCATCCGGGAGGCATGGCAGAACGCTCGACGGGATCGGGTTGGGTGAGGATATCCGCCTCTGCGCGCGCATCGACACGACAACCACCGTGCCGGAAGTCGCCGGGAACACGATCCTGAAACCGTCGCGAAGGGCTGGAGGAAAAACGGCTTG
It encodes the following:
- a CDS encoding 2-phosphosulfolactate phosphatase; its protein translation is MARRRPSRSREMDVLSFLPLDVESVAEASGRIVIAVDILRATSTIVAALDNGAARVVPVLTPEEALSLFDPMEPSLRLGGEREGLRLEGFHYGNSPSEYTADSVRDATILFTTTNGTRLLRACTGASRILIGCFANLSAVVDAVRSERRDVLIACAGTAGRLTIEDMLFAGACVSRLADGSFDPTDSATTAAVLWESLSNRLVESMASGRHGRTLDGIGLGEDIRLCARIDTTTTVPEVAGNTILKPSRRAGGKTA